Proteins encoded in a region of the uncultured Paludibaculum sp. genome:
- a CDS encoding patatin-like phospholipase family protein, giving the protein MRSTTVILLGLGIVLCGSAYPQEIRKGKERPKVGLVLAGGGAVGLVHVGVIRWLEEHHIPVDFIVGTSMGGMVASVYATGHTASEMATFVETIDWSEALRIDAPFRDLSFRRKEDRRSFPNALEFGLKGGFQLPMGLSPGQGVGLVISRIAAPYGDLKSFDDLPIPFRCVATDLVKGREVVFSGGSLFDALRATMSLPGVFAPLRLGDQVLVDGGVLNNLPVDVTRKMGAEVIIAVGLETSDADGAYDTLLAVVKRSLGVMVAANENRNLKGLGQADLILLPDVSGFSSRGYEHSKELAERGYQEAQRKARFLETLAVSDGEWTALMARRASRRRPEWIESKLVEVHGTALSKDVQLTRELNSEFSEPFDRGQLEAALNEVTGLGRYKSADYGFIRRQGQDAIQINVHEKSYGPPFLNTGLFISGSNSEGLKLGIAARLTMLDVLAHNSELRTDFSLGIDNRIATEYYYRLKGTRFFVAPGGFLYERSQDFYNQGNTALFSYKVRETGGSIDAGYAAGRFSELRLGYQLRKLHTYVSSGSPDLTSLSGMVGSTRLKFTHDRMDSIVPTSGLYFSFDGQWVNRWPGARKQFPILESRVAYALPIGEQYSLLETMSGGTTVSTGFGFPPFTLGGPSRLASLARQQLIGNHYYYNGLYLMRPLSEVKVPGLRSFRAMLGYELGNAFTSGQPPPPFHDGVVGLIRESPLGVVFFGASFGERGERKLFITVGRFFY; this is encoded by the coding sequence GTGAGATCAACAACGGTCATTCTCCTCGGGCTCGGAATTGTTCTGTGTGGATCCGCCTACCCGCAGGAGATTCGCAAAGGCAAAGAGAGACCCAAAGTTGGTCTGGTGCTTGCAGGGGGCGGGGCTGTCGGGTTGGTTCACGTCGGCGTCATCCGCTGGCTGGAGGAACACCACATCCCGGTGGACTTCATCGTTGGCACCAGTATGGGCGGCATGGTTGCCAGCGTTTATGCGACAGGCCACACCGCCAGCGAGATGGCGACGTTCGTGGAGACCATCGACTGGTCGGAAGCGTTGCGCATAGATGCTCCGTTTAGGGATCTGTCCTTTCGCCGTAAAGAGGACCGCCGGTCGTTCCCCAATGCTCTCGAGTTCGGACTCAAGGGCGGATTCCAACTACCCATGGGGCTGTCGCCCGGGCAGGGAGTCGGCTTGGTCATCAGCCGGATTGCGGCGCCGTACGGGGATCTGAAGAGCTTCGACGACCTGCCCATTCCTTTTCGCTGCGTGGCCACGGACCTGGTCAAAGGCAGGGAAGTTGTGTTTTCCGGCGGGTCGCTGTTCGACGCCTTGCGCGCCACGATGTCACTGCCGGGCGTCTTCGCCCCGCTCCGGTTGGGCGACCAGGTGCTGGTGGATGGCGGGGTTCTCAACAATCTTCCAGTTGACGTCACAAGGAAGATGGGCGCCGAGGTGATCATCGCGGTGGGCCTGGAGACGTCGGATGCCGACGGCGCTTATGACACGCTGCTGGCCGTGGTCAAGCGATCGCTTGGCGTCATGGTGGCCGCAAACGAGAATCGGAATTTGAAAGGGTTGGGGCAGGCCGACCTCATCCTTCTGCCAGATGTGTCCGGCTTCTCGTCACGCGGCTACGAGCACAGCAAGGAACTGGCGGAGCGCGGCTATCAGGAGGCACAACGCAAGGCGCGCTTCCTGGAAACGCTGGCAGTGAGCGACGGAGAATGGACGGCCCTGATGGCCCGGCGTGCGAGCCGACGGCGCCCGGAGTGGATTGAGTCGAAGCTGGTGGAAGTCCATGGAACGGCTCTGAGCAAAGACGTTCAGTTGACGCGTGAACTCAATAGCGAGTTTTCCGAGCCGTTTGATCGCGGCCAACTGGAGGCCGCACTCAACGAGGTTACCGGTCTCGGCCGCTACAAATCCGCTGACTACGGCTTCATCCGGAGGCAGGGCCAGGACGCCATCCAGATCAATGTCCATGAGAAATCGTACGGGCCGCCGTTTCTCAATACCGGGCTCTTTATTTCCGGGTCGAACTCAGAGGGGCTGAAGCTGGGTATTGCGGCACGGTTGACGATGCTGGATGTACTGGCGCACAACTCGGAGCTTCGCACCGATTTCAGCCTCGGAATCGACAATCGGATTGCAACGGAATATTACTACCGGCTGAAGGGCACCCGCTTCTTCGTTGCGCCTGGTGGATTCCTCTACGAGCGGTCTCAGGATTTCTACAATCAGGGGAACACGGCGCTGTTCTCCTACAAAGTGAGGGAGACGGGTGGGAGTATTGACGCCGGCTATGCGGCAGGCCGATTCTCGGAGCTGCGGCTCGGCTACCAACTGAGGAAGTTGCACACCTATGTCAGTAGCGGTTCACCCGATCTGACGTCGCTAAGCGGCATGGTGGGCTCCACCCGCCTGAAGTTCACTCACGACCGGATGGACAGCATTGTGCCGACGAGTGGGCTCTACTTCTCGTTCGACGGACAGTGGGTGAATCGTTGGCCGGGTGCGCGCAAGCAATTCCCGATTCTCGAATCCCGAGTTGCCTATGCGTTGCCGATTGGGGAGCAGTACTCCCTCCTGGAAACGATGAGCGGAGGCACCACCGTGAGCACGGGCTTCGGGTTCCCACCGTTCACGCTAGGCGGGCCGTCCAGACTCGCCTCCCTGGCCCGTCAGCAACTCATCGGGAATCACTACTACTACAACGGGCTGTACCTGATGCGCCCACTATCCGAGGTGAAGGTGCCCGGCCTCCGGAGCTTTCGGGCGATGCTGGGCTACGAACTCGGCAATGCATTCACGTCCGGACAGCCGCCCCCACCATTTCACGATGGGGTGGTGGGGCTGATCAGGGAGAGCCCACTGGGGGTCGTCTTCTTCGGCGCAAGCTTCGGTGAGCGCGGCGAGAGGAAGCTCTTCATTACCGTGGGACGGTTCTTCTACTGA
- a CDS encoding sigma-70 family RNA polymerase sigma factor, protein MRMALAAVYRVTMSEAKAAPTGCHTIGMAGREPKRAAFEQEALPHASSLLRAALSIVRNGGAAEDLVQDTLLRAWRFFDRFDQGTNCKAWLFRIMLNLSSEVRRKRAAEASTMAPLLETHAADRRFADADVLERDLVRRAFEALPDDQRTVLHLAIVDGFTCKEISELLAVPMGTVMSRLSRGRAALRRQLAGRRGEGSGSDGV, encoded by the coding sequence ATGAGAATGGCGCTCGCGGCGGTTTATAGGGTGACGATGAGCGAAGCAAAGGCCGCGCCAACCGGCTGCCATACTATCGGCATGGCGGGGCGCGAACCAAAACGGGCGGCGTTTGAACAGGAGGCTTTGCCCCACGCATCCAGCCTTCTGCGCGCGGCTCTGAGTATCGTCCGCAACGGTGGCGCCGCCGAGGATCTGGTGCAGGACACACTGCTGCGGGCGTGGCGTTTTTTCGACCGCTTTGACCAGGGTACGAACTGCAAAGCGTGGCTGTTCCGCATCATGTTGAACCTGTCTTCGGAGGTGCGGCGCAAGCGGGCGGCGGAGGCGAGCACGATGGCGCCTTTGCTGGAAACACATGCCGCCGACCGGAGGTTCGCCGATGCCGATGTATTGGAGCGGGATCTTGTCCGGCGGGCCTTTGAAGCTCTGCCGGACGACCAGCGCACAGTGCTGCATCTGGCGATAGTGGATGGATTCACGTGCAAGGAGATTTCCGAACTACTCGCCGTTCCGATGGGGACGGTGATGTCGCGCTTGAGCCGAGGCCGGGCCGCGCTACGGCGGCAGTTGGCCGGGCGGCGTGGAGAAGGGAGCGGTTCCGATGGAGTGTGA
- a CDS encoding YncE family protein, translating into MRIRGAVFFLIGAMAAAQAGDRVYTADQISNTVSVIDPVSNRLLGSIRLGASVPAALSPLYNGELLVHGLGFSPDHKTLAVVSIGSNSVTLIDTETNSVKGKVYVGRSPHEAFFRPDGRELWVAVRGENYVSVIDPAARKEVRRIETANGPGMVLFRPDGKYAFVPSSFTPEMDVIDTETYQVIARVKQASPFSPNLAVDQDEVWLTLKDSGQTQVVSAKPPFETRWVLQTGPITNHVALVANGQGRFAYVTVGGSDRVLAYRREPGSKPELIATIRTGDLPHGIWGSATGDRVYVGLENGDAVQAIDTRTNRVAATIPVGQLPQALVYVANATASDAGNARLEPPGVAREALHVRMTAAPGTSTLASASVSINSLGLIDSLQIAASGLAPGQSYRLVLVGGPQPQNLVGFTAGTGGTAIAQTLGPLKRAVAGSDKESALRLEVRSGDGDEVVLRQTGAEVGSR; encoded by the coding sequence GTGCGTATTCGAGGAGCAGTTTTCTTTCTCATTGGGGCGATGGCGGCGGCCCAAGCCGGCGACCGCGTGTATACGGCGGATCAGATCTCCAACACGGTTTCGGTGATCGACCCGGTGTCGAACCGTCTGCTGGGTTCGATTCGACTGGGTGCCAGCGTACCGGCGGCGTTGAGTCCGCTGTACAACGGAGAGCTCCTGGTACATGGGCTGGGGTTCTCTCCGGATCACAAGACTCTGGCGGTGGTTTCGATCGGCTCGAATTCCGTGACTCTGATCGACACGGAGACGAATTCTGTCAAGGGGAAGGTCTATGTCGGGCGGTCTCCGCACGAGGCGTTCTTCCGGCCGGATGGCCGCGAGTTGTGGGTGGCCGTGCGTGGTGAGAACTATGTGAGCGTGATCGACCCGGCGGCCCGGAAGGAGGTGCGGCGCATCGAGACGGCCAACGGCCCTGGCATGGTGCTCTTCCGGCCCGATGGCAAGTATGCGTTCGTACCCTCCAGCTTCACGCCGGAGATGGATGTGATCGATACGGAGACCTACCAGGTGATTGCGCGGGTAAAGCAGGCGAGCCCATTTTCGCCGAACCTGGCGGTGGATCAGGACGAGGTCTGGCTTACGCTGAAGGACTCCGGCCAGACTCAGGTGGTGAGTGCGAAGCCGCCGTTTGAGACCCGCTGGGTGCTGCAGACGGGACCGATTACAAATCACGTTGCCTTGGTGGCCAACGGGCAGGGCCGGTTCGCCTATGTCACGGTGGGCGGCAGTGACCGGGTTTTGGCGTACCGGCGGGAGCCGGGTTCCAAGCCGGAACTGATCGCGACGATCAGAACGGGTGATCTGCCGCATGGCATCTGGGGCTCCGCCACAGGTGACCGGGTGTATGTCGGACTGGAAAATGGAGACGCCGTGCAGGCGATCGACACGCGAACGAACCGCGTGGCGGCGACGATCCCCGTGGGTCAGTTGCCGCAGGCACTGGTCTACGTTGCGAACGCGACGGCTTCCGATGCAGGCAACGCCAGGCTGGAGCCACCCGGGGTGGCGCGCGAAGCTCTGCATGTCAGAATGACGGCGGCCCCGGGCACGAGTACCCTTGCCAGCGCCAGTGTGTCGATCAACTCATTGGGCCTGATTGACAGCCTGCAGATCGCGGCCAGCGGACTCGCACCTGGGCAGAGCTACAGACTGGTGCTGGTGGGCGGACCACAGCCGCAGAACCTGGTTGGCTTCACGGCTGGCACAGGCGGAACCGCCATTGCCCAGACGCTGGGGCCGTTGAAGCGAGCTGTCGCCGGGTCGGACAAAGAGAGTGCGTTGAGGCTGGAGGTCCGGTCCGGCGATGGTGATGAGGTGGTGCTGCGTCAAACCGGGGCCGAAGTGGGTTCGCGGTAG
- a CDS encoding DUF305 domain-containing protein, which produces MMKSLPGGGSSLGFRLLVCLGAAGILTAAIAQTTHSGFMAAMHESMARMDAQMEAAPMSGNPDRDFASMMIPHHQGAIDMAKAELIHGKDPTMRRLAQEIVIEQQSEIEAMTLRLKKLNAGSAKGDR; this is translated from the coding sequence ATGATGAAAAGCCTGCCTGGCGGCGGGTCTTCCCTGGGATTCCGGCTCCTGGTGTGTCTGGGAGCGGCTGGAATTCTGACCGCAGCGATTGCACAGACGACGCATTCCGGCTTCATGGCCGCAATGCACGAGAGCATGGCGCGGATGGACGCGCAGATGGAGGCGGCACCGATGAGCGGCAACCCCGATCGGGACTTCGCTTCGATGATGATTCCGCACCACCAGGGTGCGATCGATATGGCGAAGGCGGAGTTGATACATGGAAAGGATCCCACGATGCGGCGGTTGGCACAGGAGATTGTGATTGAACAGCAATCCGAGATCGAAGCGATGACACTGCGGCTCAAGAAGTTGAACGCGGGCAGCGCGAAAGGGGACCGGTAA